One Pyrus communis chromosome 13, drPyrComm1.1, whole genome shotgun sequence genomic window carries:
- the LOC137713153 gene encoding pentatricopeptide repeat-containing protein At5g12100, mitochondrial-like: MERRVYLLPKSVLNAINKPQNPISVPLFFNLCTDSADNQAHQPQIEGPTENHNPTNIHDQQRHEQVRKLRVLLQQGRSETARRLIKSLILPGSPFSSPIELYTLFSLSAPSMKPTFCDMLLAACSESKMPNEAVELYGLMRKSGTRPCLASVNVILESLVTSKQFGKSLELFSEIFELGQGIRPDKFTYGKAIQASVKLGDLERAGQLVNSMKMKRMNPGVFVYNVLLGGLCKEKKMMDAQKVFDEMIEGKVTPNLVTYNTMIDGYSKAGELEKALELRERMKDEKVEANMVTYNTMLSGLCRAKRMEDAKRILEEMDAHSFAPDGFTYSILFDGHFRCGDGEGSLALFEEAIRKGVRINGYTCSILLNGLCKEGNIEKAEEVLKKLMETGFIPDVVVYNTIVSGYCRRGEIDKAISAIEQMEVCGLKPNCITFNSLIDKIRETKDMDMAGEWVKNMTKKGIFPNLETYNILINGYGQMCAFDKCFQIVEEMENKGIKPNIVSYGSLVNGLCKDGRPLEAEIVLRDMLSRGVLPNAQIYNILIGGCCTVGNLKDAYRFLDEMAKTGISPTLVTYNALIHGLCKKGRLMEAEDYVSQITSSGYSPNVISYNSLISGYSDAGNTQKCLELFETIKSLGMKPTLYTFHPLISRCIREDMALAEKLYSEMLQMGLVPDRVLYNALIHGYAEHGDTQKALALHSEMVNQNVYVDRMTYNSLILGHFKQGQISEVKDLVNDMKAQGLTPKADTYSLLVKGHCELKDFSGAYCWYRELFENGFLLNASTCHELTSGLQKEGRLREAEIVCSEMSAKGMNDCSSNEDVFSVANV, encoded by the coding sequence atggaAAGACGTGTCTATCTCCTTCCCAAATCCGTATTGAATGCCATCAACAAACCTCAAAATCCAATCTCAGTCCCTCTATTTTTCAATCTCTGCACAGACTCTGCTGACAACCAAGCTCATCAACCACAGATTGAAGGCCCAACAGAGAACCACAACCCCACCAACATCCATGACCAACAACGCCATGAGCAAGTCCGAAAACTCCGAGTCCTTCTCCAGCAGGGTCGCTCTGAAACAGCACGGAGGCTCATCAAGTCTCTCATTCTCCCTGGTTCACCCTTCTCTTCCCCCATCGAACTCTACACCCTGTTTTCTCTTTCTGCACCCTCCATGAAACCCACATTCTGCGACATGCTTTTAGCAGCTTGTTCTGAGTCTAAGATGCCGAATGAAGCGGTAGAATTGTACGGTTTGATGAGGAAAAGTGGTACACGCCCTTGCTTAGCTTCTGTCAATGTGATACTTGAATCTTTGGTGACTTCAAAACAATTTGGTAAGAGCCTTGAATTGTTTTCGGAGATTTTCGAGTTGGGTCAGGGCATTCGACCTGATAAATTCACTTATGGGAAGGCAATACAAGCTTCTGTAAAGTTAGGGGACCTGGAAAGGGCTGGTCAACTAGTGAATTCAATGAAGATGAAGCGGATGAATCCAGGTGTGTTTGTGTATAATGTTTTACTCGGCGGGTTGTgtaaagagaagaaaatgatggacGCACagaaggtgtttgatgaaatgattGAGGGAAAGGTGACCCCGAATTTGGTTACATACAATACGATGATTGATGGGTATTCTAAGGCGGGTGAGTTGGAGAAGGCCCTTGAATTGAGAGAGAGGATGAAGGATGAGAAAGTGGAAGCTAATATGGTCACATATAATACAATGCTCAGTGGACTTTGTCGGGCGAAGAGAATGGAGGACGCAAAAAGGATTTTGGAAGAGATGGATGCTCACAGCTTTGCACCTGATGGTTTTACTTATAGCATCCTCTTTGATGGGCATTTCAGGTGTGGGGATGGTGAGGGGTCACTGGCTTTATTTGAAGAAGCAATTAGGAAAGGTGTGAGGATTAATGGTTATACTTGTAGCATTTTGTTGAATGGGTTGTGCAAGGAAGGAAACATTGAGAAGGCGGAGGAGGTTTTGAAGAAACTAATGGAAACTGGTTTTATTCCAGAtgtagtagtatataatactatTGTCAGTGGTTATTGTCGAAGGGGTGAGATAGACAAAGCCATTTCGGCCATTGAACAAATGGAAGTATGCGGGTTGAAGCCGAACTGCATCACCTTCAATTCTTTGATTGACAAGATCCGTGAGACAAAGGATATGGATATGGCTGGGGAATGGGTGAAGAACATGACAAAGAAGGGaatttttccaaatttggaGACGTATAACATCCTTATTAATGGCTACGGGCAGATGTGTGCATTCGATAAGTGTTTCCAGATTGTTGAAGAGATGGAAAATAAGGGGATTAAGCCAAATATTGTGAGCTATGGTTCTCTTGTAAATGGTTTATGCAAGGACGGGAGGCCTCTTGAAGCTGAAATAGTACTGAGGGACATGCTAAGCAGAGGGGTTTTGCCAAATGCACAAATATATAATATCCTCATTGGTGGTTGCTGTACGGTGGGGAATCTGAAAGATGCTTACAGATTCCTTGATGAGATGGCGAAAACTGGGATAAGTCCAACACTTGTAACCTACAATGCACTCATTCATGGACTCTGCAAGAAAGGACGGTTGATGGAAGCTGAAGACTATGTATCTCAAATTACAAGTAGCGGTTATAGCCCGAATGTGATTTCATACAACTCCCTAATTTCAGGTTATTCTGATGCTGGAAACACCCAGAAATGTCTGGAATTGTTTGAAACTATCAAGAGTCTGGGCATGAAACCTACTTTGTATACATTTCATCCTCTAATTAGTAGGTGTATCAGGGAAGATATGGCATTAGCAGAGAAGCTATATAGTGAAATGCTACAGATGGGCTTGGTTCCTGACCGGGTTTTATATAATGCACTCATTCATGGTTACGCAGAGCACGGAGACACTCAAAAGGCACTTGCTTTGCACTCTGAGATGGTAAACCAGAATGTTTATGTTGACAGGATGACATATAATAGCTTGATTCTGGGGCACTTCAAGCAAGGACAAATTTCAGAGGTAAAGGACCTAGTAAATGATATGAAGGCTCAAGGATTGACTCCTAAAGCTGATACGTATAGCTTACTTGTTAAGGGACACTGTGAACTGAAGGACTTCAGTGGTGCCTATTGTTGGTACAGGGAACTGTTTGAGAATGGTTTTCTTCTAAATGCCTCGACGTGCCATGAACTTACATCTGGCCTTCAAAAGGAGGGGAGGTTGCGAGAGGCCGAGATTGTCTGTTCAGAAATGAGCGCCAAAGGAATGAATGACTGCAGCTCTAATGAGGATGTGTTTTCTGTTGCCAACGTCTAG
- the LOC137713724 gene encoding enolase-like: MATIQSVKARQIFDSRGNPTVEVDIILSDGTLARAAVPSGASTGVYEALELRDGGKDYLGKGVSKAVNNVNTIIGPALIGKDPSEQTAIDNFMVQQLDGTVNEWGWCKQKLGANAILAVSLAVAKAGASVKKVPLYKHIANLAGNKNLVLPVPAFNVINGGSHAGNKLAMQEFMILPIGASSFKEAMKMGVEVYHNLKSVIKKKYGQDATNVGDEGGFAPNIQENKEGLELLKTAIEKAGYTGKVVIGMDVAASEFYGSDKTYDLNFKEEKNDGSQKISGNALKDLYKSFASEYPIVSIEDPFDQDDWEHYAKMTAEVGEKIQIVGDDLLVTNPKRVEKAIKEKSCNALLLKVNQIGSVTESIEAVRMSKKAGWGVMTSHRSGETEDTFIADLAVGLATGQIKTGAPCRSERLAKYNQLLRIEEELGAEAVYAGAKFRVPVEPY, translated from the exons ATGGCGACGATCCAGAGCGTCAAGGCTAGGCAGATCTTCGACAGCCGTGGCAATCCCACCGTCGag GTCGATATCATTCTGTCAGATGGAACTTTGGCTAGAGCCGCTGTTCCAAGTGGTGCATCCACTG GAGTTTACGAGGCCCTTGAGTTGCGCGATGGAGGCAAAGACTACCTCGGAAAGGGTGTATCGAAG GCTGTCAACAATGTCAACACAATCATTGGCCCCGCTTTGATCGGCAAG GACCCAAGCGAACAGACTGCTATTGACAACTTCATGGTTCAACAGCTCGATGGAACTGTCAACGAGTGGGGTTGGTGCAAGCAAAAG CTTGGTGCAAATGCCATCTTGGCCGTGTCTCTTGCAGTCGCCAAGGCTGGTGCTAGCGTCAAGAAAGTTCCTCTCTACAAg CATATCGCCAATCTTGCTGGCAACAAGAACCTAGTGTTGCCCGTTCCTGCTTTCAATGTCATCAACGGTGGATCACATGCAGGAAACAAGCTTGCAATGCAGGAGTTCATGATTCTTCCTATTGGAGCTTCCTCATTCAAGGAAGCCATGAAGATGGGTGTGGAAGTATATCACAACCTTAAG TCTGTGATTAAAAAGAAGTACGGTCAGGATGCAACCAATGTTGGTGACGAAGGTGGATTTGCTCCTAACATCCAG GAGAACAAGGAAGGTCTTGAATTGCTCAAGACAGCCATCGAGAAGGCTGGATACACCGGCAAA GTTGTCATTGGAATGGATGTTGCTGCATCTGAGTTTTATGGATCAGATAAAACCTATGACCTGAACTTCAAGGAAGAG AAAAATGATGGTTCCCAAAAGATCTCAGGAAATGCTCTCAAGGACCTCTATAAGTCATTTGCAAGTGAGTACCCAATTGTTTCAATTGAAGATCCATTTGACCAAGATGACTGGGAGCACTATGCCAAGATGACAGCTGAAGTTGGAGAAAAAATACAAATTGTGGGAGATGATCTGTTGGTCACCAACCCCAAG AGGGTTGAGAAGGCAATCAAGGAGAAATCTTGCAATGCGCTTCTTCTCAAG GTGAATCAAATTGGATCAGTAACTGAGAGTATTGAGGCTGTAAGAATGTCCAAGAAAGCTGGATGGGGTGTGATGACCAGCCACCGCAGTGGAGAAACCGAGGACACCTTCATTGCTGATCTCGCTGTTGGTTTGGCTACG gGACAAATCAAGACAGGAGCTCCCTGCAGGTCAGAGCGTCTTGCCAAGTACAACCAG CTCTTGCGAATCGAGGAGGAGCTCGGTGCTGAGGCAGTGTATGCCGGAGCCAAGTTCCGCGT
- the LOC137713155 gene encoding peroxiredoxin-2E-2, chloroplastic-like, translated as MAASLTVSRLLTAPKSLSFSTTTATAPPKTSLFSPKSFSSKSSYTPLPLKHSPHPKPLLRFSTTAAKPISATIAVGDKLPEATLAYLDAAGDVQTVTVSELTKSKKAVLFAVPGAFTPTCSQKHVPGFVEKSGELKAKGVETIACIAVNDVFVIKAWKENLNIGDEVLLLSDGNGDFTRAIGAELDLSDKPVGLGVRSRRYSLLAEDGVVKVLNLEEGGAFTSSGAEDILKVL; from the coding sequence ATGGCAGCCTCCCTCACAGTCTCAAGGCTCCTGACCGCCCCCAAGTCCCTCTCTttctccaccaccaccgccaccgcaCCACCCAAAACGTCTCTCTTCTCACCCAAATCCTTCTCCTCGAAAAGCTCCTACACCCCTCTCCCCCTCAAACACTCCCCACACCCAAAACCCCTCCTCCGCTTCTCCACCACCGCTGCCAAACCTATATCCGCCACCATCGCAGTCGGCGACAAGCTCCCCGAAGCCACCCTCGCGTACCTCGACGCCGCCGGCGACGTCCAAACCGTGACTGTCTCCGAGCTCACCAAATCCAAGAAGGCCGTCCTCTTTGCCGTCCCCGGCGCCTTCACCCCGACCTGCTCCCAGAAGCACGTCCCGGGATTCGTGGAGAAGTCGGGGGAGCTCAAGGCGAAGGGCGTCGAGACCATCGCCTGCATTGCGGTCAACGACGTCTTCGTGATCAAGGCGTGGAAGGAGAATCTCAACATCGGCGACGAGGTGCTGCTGCTGTCCGATGGGAACGGCGATTTCACGAGGGCGATTGGGGCGGAGCTCGATTTGAGCGATAAGCCGGTGGGGCTGGGCGTCAGGTCCAGAAGGTACTCGCTTTTGGCGGAGGATGGCGTTGTTAAGGTCTTGAATTTGGAGGAAGGCGGTGCCTTTACTTCCAGTGGAGCTGAGGACATTCTCAAAGTGCTCTGA